The Siniperca chuatsi isolate FFG_IHB_CAS linkage group LG2, ASM2008510v1, whole genome shotgun sequence genome window below encodes:
- the emp3a gene encoding epithelial membrane protein 3 produces MVFLLISLTVLHLLTLAMLLIATLEKSWWVWTDSEITDLWYNCFYDNATRTWLCAATNESDWLQSVQALMVLSVVFSSISFLVFLGQLLTISKGGLFYFTGLCQAFAGFTAFAACLIFTFHRKEILNDSRDLSKGRFGYCFILAWLCVPLLLVSGVLYVHLRKRQ; encoded by the exons ATGGTCTTCCTGCTCATATCCCTAACTGTGCTGCATCTGCTCACCTTGGCCATGCTCCTTATCGCCACCCTGGAAAAG tCCTGGTGGGTGTGGACTGATTCAGAAATCACAGACCTCTGGTATAACTGCTTCTATGATAATGCAACAAGGACCTGGCTGTGTGCTGCTACCAATGAAAGCG ACTGGCTGCAGTCTGTCCAGGCCCTCATGGTCCTCTCTGTGGtcttctcctccatctccttccTGGTTTTTCTGGGTCAGCTGCTCACCATATCCAAAGGAGGACTCTTCTACTTCACAGGCCTCTGTCAGGCCTTTGCAG GTTTCACAGCCTTTGCTGCTTGCCTCATCTTCACCTTCCACAGAAAGGAGATCTTAAATGACTCCAGAGATCTGAGCAAAGGACGCTTTGGCTACTGTTTCATCCTGGCATGGCTGTGTGTCCCTCTCCTCCTGGTCAGTGGAGTCCTATATGTCCACCTGCGCAAGAGGCAGTGA
- the fam83e gene encoding uncharacterized protein fam83e isoform X2, with amino-acid sequence MRHAAQEVQREVNGEEGNSEMEDVCSTYFPSYSDTPAPNLELGWPEKSPWVSKGSVTVHTSPPVDGEPPVREIIRRHLQKASQVIAIVTDRLTDGAIIGDLHNAASRGVPVYIILNQRSIQENFTLNRFRHPNMQVRVLGGKSFCSRTGKMVVGEMKDKFLLVDLKTVIHGSYSLTWTDAHLHRQLITALSGPVVDSFDREFRILFAASLPIPDTWRVAGTHVDVTHPLKDLSDLRFQKHLPLEPEITNPPSPPTDSLLDWEAMGVVQRDCCFPDSLPDQQEEIMTKQMPLQNNMLFDTNTPIMDGFSTNRSQFVDKKRLSENTSPVGNNVPDKSTTLNNTLPSPTDPTTPERRKRVEHLTEKALSRQLSIEKSTNLDDRTTTRLGDKTTEPAHNMIILSSTKRRECSRRKSILEEERSINETPSSRKPIILRVPQSESYSSLSDIMKRFQPQQSTSGLCRRGSKAAVSEMSRSMMDLSVHTDINPDERGVPVPRFKASCFDPGHITPAFALMKKRNDDLKSVLYRTPKTFLPRQRPRSSSYALNMDWRRSLAETEGEPE; translated from the exons ATGAGACATGCTGCCCAGGAG GTACAAAGAGAGGTGAATGGAGAGGAAGGCAACTCAGAGATGGAGGACGTCTGTTCCACCTACTTCCCTTCCTACTCAGACACACCAGCGCCGAACCTGGAGCTGGGCTGGCCTGAAAAAAGCCCCTGGGTGTCAAAGGGAAGTGTTACAGTCCACACCAGTCCTCCTGTTGACGGAGAACCTCCTGTCAGAGAGATCATCAGACGGCACTTGCAAAAGGCCAGCCAA GTAATTGCCATTGTGACAGACAGATTGACAGATGGTGCAATAATTGGCGATTTACACAATGCTGCCTCTCGGGGTGTCCCTGTCTACATCATCCTGAACCAAAGGTCTATTCAGGAGAACTTCACACTCAACAGGTTCAGGCATCCG AACATGCAGGTCCGTGTTCTTGGAGGGAAATCCTTCTGTTCAAGGACGGGAAAAATGGTGGTCGGGGAAATGAAAGACAAGTTCCTTCTGGTGGATTTAAAGACAGTGATTCATGGCAGCTACAG CCTCACGTGGACAGACGCCCACCTGCACCGGCAGCTGATCACTGCTCTAAGTGGCCCAGTTGTTGACTCATTTGACAGGGAGTTCAGGATCCTTTTTGCTGCTTCTCTCCCCATCCCAGACACATGGAGGGTTGCAGGTACTCATGTAGATGTGACTCATCCGCTGAAAGACCTCTCAGATCTCAGGTTTCAAAAACATCTCCCTTTGGAGCCTGAGATTACAAACCCTCCATCCCCACCTACCGATTCCCTCCTGGACTGGGAAGCCATGGGGGTTGTCCAGAGAGACTGCTGCTTCCCGGACAGTCTTCCTGATCAACAAGAGGAAATCATGACCAAACAAATGCCACTGCAGAACAACATGCTGTTTGATACAAACACACCCATAATGGACGGCTTTTCTACCAATAGAAGCCAATTTGTGGATAAGAAAAG GttaagtgaaaacacatctCCAGTGGGAAACAATGTACCAGATAAATCAACAACTTTGAA CAACACACTGCCCTCGCCAACAGACCCGACAACTccagaaagaaggaaaag gGTGGAACATCTAACAGAGAAAGCCCTTTCCAGGCAACTCTCCATAGAGAAGAGCACCAATTTAGATgacagaacaacaacaagacTTGGTGATAAAACAACAGAGCCAGCACACAATATGATCATACTTTCCTCTACTAAGAGAAGAGAGTGCTCAAGGAGGAAGTCCATTTTAGAAGAGGAGAGAAGCATAAATGAAACACCATCTTCTAGA AAACCCATAATCCTGAGAGTGCCCCAGTCTGAGAGCTACAGCTCTCTGAGTGACATTATGAAGAGGTTTCAGCCTCAGCAGAGCACTTCAGGACTGTGCAGGAGAGGATCAAAAGCCGCTGTGTCAGAAATGAGCCGATCCATGATGGACCTGAGCgtacacacagatataaatcCTGATGAGAGAGGAGTCCCGGTGCCAAGGTTTAAGGCCAGC TGCTTTGACCCGGGTCATATAACACCTGCTTTTGCcctgatgaagaagaggaatgATGACTTGAAATCTGTATTATACAGAACTCCAAAAACCTTTCTGCCCAGACAGAGGCCTCGCAGCTCCAGTTATGCCCTCAATATGGACTGGAGGAGGTCACTGGCAGAGACGGAGGGAGAACCCGAATGA
- the fam83e gene encoding uncharacterized protein fam83e isoform X1 — protein sequence MSNFQEQSLDENAVFLPVNESSPEYLHCEKERQAVERLLSAGPEAFYSSISTECSGCFLSAEEVTQITSWAQDYHFIPLQVQREVNGEEGNSEMEDVCSTYFPSYSDTPAPNLELGWPEKSPWVSKGSVTVHTSPPVDGEPPVREIIRRHLQKASQVIAIVTDRLTDGAIIGDLHNAASRGVPVYIILNQRSIQENFTLNRFRHPNMQVRVLGGKSFCSRTGKMVVGEMKDKFLLVDLKTVIHGSYSLTWTDAHLHRQLITALSGPVVDSFDREFRILFAASLPIPDTWRVAGTHVDVTHPLKDLSDLRFQKHLPLEPEITNPPSPPTDSLLDWEAMGVVQRDCCFPDSLPDQQEEIMTKQMPLQNNMLFDTNTPIMDGFSTNRSQFVDKKRLSENTSPVGNNVPDKSTTLNNTLPSPTDPTTPERRKRVEHLTEKALSRQLSIEKSTNLDDRTTTRLGDKTTEPAHNMIILSSTKRRECSRRKSILEEERSINETPSSRKPIILRVPQSESYSSLSDIMKRFQPQQSTSGLCRRGSKAAVSEMSRSMMDLSVHTDINPDERGVPVPRFKASCFDPGHITPAFALMKKRNDDLKSVLYRTPKTFLPRQRPRSSSYALNMDWRRSLAETEGEPE from the exons ATGTCGAACTTCCAAGAGCAGAGCCTTGATGAGAATGCGGTGTTCCTGCCGGTGAATGAGTCCTCCCCAGAGTACCTCCATTGTGAGAAGGAGCGTCAAGCAGTGGAGAGACTCCTAAGTGCAGGACCAGAGGCCTTCTACAGCTCTATCAGCACAGAGTGCTCTGGCTGCTTCCTGTCTGCTGAAGAAGTCACCCAGATAACCAGCTGGGCTCAGGACTATCACTTCATCCCCCTACAGGTACAAAGAGAGGTGAATGGAGAGGAAGGCAACTCAGAGATGGAGGACGTCTGTTCCACCTACTTCCCTTCCTACTCAGACACACCAGCGCCGAACCTGGAGCTGGGCTGGCCTGAAAAAAGCCCCTGGGTGTCAAAGGGAAGTGTTACAGTCCACACCAGTCCTCCTGTTGACGGAGAACCTCCTGTCAGAGAGATCATCAGACGGCACTTGCAAAAGGCCAGCCAA GTAATTGCCATTGTGACAGACAGATTGACAGATGGTGCAATAATTGGCGATTTACACAATGCTGCCTCTCGGGGTGTCCCTGTCTACATCATCCTGAACCAAAGGTCTATTCAGGAGAACTTCACACTCAACAGGTTCAGGCATCCG AACATGCAGGTCCGTGTTCTTGGAGGGAAATCCTTCTGTTCAAGGACGGGAAAAATGGTGGTCGGGGAAATGAAAGACAAGTTCCTTCTGGTGGATTTAAAGACAGTGATTCATGGCAGCTACAG CCTCACGTGGACAGACGCCCACCTGCACCGGCAGCTGATCACTGCTCTAAGTGGCCCAGTTGTTGACTCATTTGACAGGGAGTTCAGGATCCTTTTTGCTGCTTCTCTCCCCATCCCAGACACATGGAGGGTTGCAGGTACTCATGTAGATGTGACTCATCCGCTGAAAGACCTCTCAGATCTCAGGTTTCAAAAACATCTCCCTTTGGAGCCTGAGATTACAAACCCTCCATCCCCACCTACCGATTCCCTCCTGGACTGGGAAGCCATGGGGGTTGTCCAGAGAGACTGCTGCTTCCCGGACAGTCTTCCTGATCAACAAGAGGAAATCATGACCAAACAAATGCCACTGCAGAACAACATGCTGTTTGATACAAACACACCCATAATGGACGGCTTTTCTACCAATAGAAGCCAATTTGTGGATAAGAAAAG GttaagtgaaaacacatctCCAGTGGGAAACAATGTACCAGATAAATCAACAACTTTGAA CAACACACTGCCCTCGCCAACAGACCCGACAACTccagaaagaaggaaaag gGTGGAACATCTAACAGAGAAAGCCCTTTCCAGGCAACTCTCCATAGAGAAGAGCACCAATTTAGATgacagaacaacaacaagacTTGGTGATAAAACAACAGAGCCAGCACACAATATGATCATACTTTCCTCTACTAAGAGAAGAGAGTGCTCAAGGAGGAAGTCCATTTTAGAAGAGGAGAGAAGCATAAATGAAACACCATCTTCTAGA AAACCCATAATCCTGAGAGTGCCCCAGTCTGAGAGCTACAGCTCTCTGAGTGACATTATGAAGAGGTTTCAGCCTCAGCAGAGCACTTCAGGACTGTGCAGGAGAGGATCAAAAGCCGCTGTGTCAGAAATGAGCCGATCCATGATGGACCTGAGCgtacacacagatataaatcCTGATGAGAGAGGAGTCCCGGTGCCAAGGTTTAAGGCCAGC TGCTTTGACCCGGGTCATATAACACCTGCTTTTGCcctgatgaagaagaggaatgATGACTTGAAATCTGTATTATACAGAACTCCAAAAACCTTTCTGCCCAGACAGAGGCCTCGCAGCTCCAGTTATGCCCTCAATATGGACTGGAGGAGGTCACTGGCAGAGACGGAGGGAGAACCCGAATGA
- the utp3 gene encoding something about silencing protein 10, with product MVRAKRGKQVQRPKKTERYDENDPEAYKNMPVPDKKSSQYTKDKIDEFHDEKIAKLLASGVQIESDPEELDDEEEVMALDDSESEDDEEEEGTDMESDIEGKKEEDLPNELAWGTKKKMFYDTDYVTTKGKSQEDLEAEEKEEEEEAKNIQKRLAANLSEEDYDLNFFQEFAVEEKDENKTVEKEEMIVKDLKHLSQKEKMKLLKKESPELLELIQDFKAKLTELKDELQPLVQMVKDGKIPPGKGADYLKTKQQLYLNYCTNISFYLVLKAKRIPAHNHPVIERLLTYRNLINELGSVDDRLTPQFRKLLAGEEKDKATSRPTEGKKTRVTSKKEKDSGEAMPEVEEDSDSDLDEEAALRFYKDVEERVKLKRKSNNPDAEELEENEDEEELDPDAKRGITYQMAKNKGLTPKRKKIDRNPRVKHREKFRRAKIRRKGQVREVRREDKRYSGELSGIRAGVKKSVKLK from the exons ATGGTTCGAGCAAAAAG GGGTAAGCAGGTACAAAGGCCCAAAAAGACAGAGCGATATGATGAAAATGACCCTGAAGCCTACAAGAACATGCCTGTCCCTGATAAG AAATCGTCACAGTACACAAAGGACAAAATCGATGAGTTTCACGATGAGAAGATTGCA AAACTTCTCGCCAGTGGTGTTCAAATTGAGAGCGACCCGGAGGAACTGGATGATGAG GAGGAAGTGATGGCCCTAGACGATTCTGAGTcagaggatgatgaggaggaagaggggacaGACATGGAGAGTGAtatagagggaaaaaaagaagaag ATCTTCCTAATGAATTGGCATGGGGCACCAAGAAGAAGATGTTCTATGACACTGACTATGTGACCACCA AAGGGAAATCACAAGAAGATTTGGAAGctgaggaaaaagaggaagaagaagaggctaAAAATATCCAGAAACGTTTAGCTGCAAATCTGAGCGAGGAGGATTAtgatttaaacttttttcag GAATTTGCTGTGGAGGAGAAGGATGAAAACAAGACTGTAGAAAAGGAGGAGATGATTGTGAAAGACCTGAAGCATTTGTCCCAGAAGGAAAAAATGAAACTTCTGAAGAAGGAGTCACCGGAGCTGCTTGAACTTATTCAGGACTTTAAGGCAAAA CTTACTGAACTGAAGGATGAGCTGCAGCCCCTCGTACAGATGGTCAAGGATGGAAAGATCCCACCAGGAAAG gGTGCTGACTACCTCAAGACAAAACAGCAACTTTATCTCAA TTACTGCACAAACATCAGTTTCTACTTGGTGCTGAAAGCGAAACGAATCCCGGCTCATAACCATCCTGTGATTGAAAGACTGCTCACTTACAGAAAT CTCATCAATGAACTAGGTTCAGTAGATGATCGGCTCACACCACAGTTTCGCAAGCTACTAGCTGGTGAGGAGAAAGATAAGGCCACCAGCAGACCAACAGAGGGCAAGAAGACCAGAGTCACCAGTAAGAAGGAAAAG GATTCTGGAGAAGCTATGCCTGAGGTTGAAGAGGACTCAGACTCTGACCTGGACGAGGAAGCGGCTTTGCGTTTCTACAAAGATGTGGAGGAACGGGTGAAATTGAAGAGAAAGAGCAACAACCCAGATGCTGAAGA GTTGGAGGAGAATGAAGATGAGGAAGAACTGGATCCAGATGCTAAGAGAGGAATCACTTACCAG ATGGCCAAGAACAAGGGGCTCACaccaaagaggaagaaaattgACCGTAATCCCAGAGTCAAGCACAGAGAGAAGTTCAGACGGGCCAAAATCCGCAGAAAGGGCCAG GTCCGCGAGGTTCGTCGGGAGGACAAGAGATACAGTGGAGAGCTGTCTGGTATTCGTGCTGGTGTCAAGAAGAGCGTCAAACTTAAGTAA
- the ppcs gene encoding phosphopantothenate--cysteine ligase gives MAEPRISSIDGTLAEEFAVPSHVEEVKEKMAAFARHHAAAGRRVVLITSGGTKVPLESRTVRFLDNFSSGRRGASSAEYFIDSGYAVIFLHRHRSLYPYTRMFSTMNMLDALKFRSGEGASSNSGEVVVNQQVLPNIAKVLKRYQEVREGRLLLPIEFSTLSEYLHLLKAAAQALSTIGSKAMFYLAAAVSDFYIPASEMPEHKIQSSNGPLQLSMNMVPKILSPLVKDWAPQAFVISFKLETDATILLDRARGALDTYRHQAVVANVLDSRRGYVVVVTPETQAELILSEEDEKNEVEIEERIVSNLTSAHNKFITQQGG, from the exons ATGGCTGAACCCAGAATATCTTCCATTGATGGGACGTTAGCTGAAGAATTTGCTGTTCCCTCCCATGTTGAGGAGGTGAAAGAGAAGATGGCTGCTTTTGCCAGGCATCATGCGGCAGCAGGTCGCAGGGTGGTTCTCATCACATCCGGAGGCACCAAAGTTCCCCTAGAGTCCCGCACTGTTCGCTTCCTCGATAACTTCAGCAGTGGCAGACGAGGAGCCTCCTCAGCAGAGTATTTCATAGACTCAGGCTACGCTGTAATCTTTCTGCACAGGCATCGCTCCCTCTACCCCTACACACGTATGTTCTCAACCATGAACATGCTGGATGCCCTGAAGTTCAGAAGTGGAGAAGGAGCATCCAGTAACTCTGGTGAAGTGGTGGTTAACCAGCAGGTACTTCCGAACATTGCCAAAGTGCTGAAGCGATACCAGGAAGTGAGAGAAGGCAGACTTCTTCTGCCCATTGAGTTCAGCACTCTGTCAGAGTATCTGCATCTACTCAAAGCAGCAGCACAGGCACTCAGCACAATAG GATCCAAGGCCATGTTTTACTTGGCTGCAGCTGTGTCTGATTTCTATATCCCAGCATCTGAGATGCCTGAACACAAAATCCAGTCTTCCAATGGACCTCTTCAA CTCAGCATGAACATGGTCCCCAAGATACTGTCCCCCCTGGTGAAGGACTGGGCACCTCAGGCATTTGTCATATCTTTTAAGCTGGAGACAGATGCAACCATCCTGCTGGACAGGGCTCGCGGGGCTCTGGACACCTACAGACACCAGGCGGTAGTGGCCAACGTACTGGACTCTAGACGGGGTTATGTGGTGGTGGTGACCCCTGAGACTCAGGCTGAGCTGATCCTCTcagaggaggatgagaagaaTGAGGTGGAAATAGAAGAGAGGATAGTGAGCAACCTGACATCTGCACACAACAAGTTCATAACTCAACAAGGGGGGTGA